Proteins encoded within one genomic window of Oncorhynchus nerka isolate Pitt River linkage group LG9b, Oner_Uvic_2.0, whole genome shotgun sequence:
- the LOC115114731 gene encoding fizzy-related protein homolog, with product MDQDYECRLLRQINIQNENASPLKAIDTVRALTPTNSPLSSPSKHGDRFIPSRAGANWSVNFHRINENEKSHNQNRKTKDGTTDTSKADGLAYSALLKNELLGAGIEKVQDPQSEDRRLQPSTPAKRSLFSYSVSAKRSLPEDGNTVSPYSLSPVSSNSQKLLRSPRKPTRKISKIPFKVLDAPELQDDFYLNLVDWSSLNVLSVGLGTCVYLWSACTSQVTRLCDLSVEGDSVTSVGWSERGNLVAVGTHKGYVQIWDAAAGKKLSVLEGHTARVGALAWNADQLSSGSRDRVILQRDIRAPPLQSERRLQGHRQEVCGLKWSTDHQLLASGGNDNKLLVWNHSSVLPVQQYTEHLAAVKAIAWSPHQHGLLASGGGTADRCIRFWNTLTGQPLQCTDTGSQVCNLAWSKHTNELVSTHGYSQNQILVWKYPSLTQVAKLTGHSYRVLYLAMSPDGEAIVTGAGDETLRFWNVFSKMRSTKESVSVLNLFTRIR from the exons ATGGACCAGGACTATGAGTGTCGGCTGCTCAGGCAGATCAACATCCAGAACGAGAATGCCAGCCCTTTA AAGGCCATAGATACAGTACGAGCCCTGACACCCACCAACTCCCCCCTGTCGTCACCAAGCAAACATGGCGACCGCTTCATCCCCTCCCGCGCCGGCGCCAACTGGAGCGTCAACTTCCACCGCATCAAC GAGAATGAGAAGTCTCACAATCAGAACAGGAAGACAAAGGATGGCACTACAGACACTAGCAAAG cgGACGGCCTGGCGTACTCTGCCCTACTGAAGAACGAGCTGCTGGGGGCAGGCATAGAGAAGGTCCAGGATCCCCAGTCAGAGGACCGTCGCCTCCAGCCCTCCACCCCCGCCAAGAGGAGCCTCTTCAGT TATTCTGTCAGTGCCAAACGATCTCTACCCGAGGATGGCAACACAGTGTCTCCATACTCCCTGTCACCTGTTAGCAGCAACAG TCAGAAGCTGTTACGGTCGCCTAGGAAACCCACGCGTAAGATCTCTAAGATCCCCTTCAAGGTGCTTGATGCTCCAGAGCTGCAGGATGACTTCTATCTCAACCTGGTGGACTGGTCCTCCCTCAACGTCCTCAGTGTCGGCCTGGGAACCTGCGTCTACCTCTGGAGCGCCTGCActagccag GTGACGCGTCTGTGTGACTTGTCAGTGGAAGGGGACTCTGTCACGTCAGTGGGCTGGTCAGAGAGG GGGAACTTAGTAGCGGTGGGGACTCATAAGGGCTATGTACAGATCTGGGACGCGGCAGCAGGGAAGAAACTGTCAGTACTGGAGGGACACACAGCCAGAGTGG gtgcgTTGGCGTGGAATGCCGACCAGTTGTCATCTGGCAGTCGTGACAGGGTCATCCTGCAGAGGGACATCCGAGCCCCGCCCCTCCAGTCAGAACGTCGTCTCCAGGGACACCGACAGGAAGTTTGCGGCCTCAAGTGGAGCACCGACCACCAACTACTGGCCTCAGGGGGAAATGACAACAAG CTGCTGGTATGGAACCACTCCAGCGTTCTCCCGGTGCAGCAGTACACGGAGCACCTGGCAGCAGTGAAGGCCATCGCCTGGTCCCCCCATCAGCATGGCCTGCTGGCGTCTGGAGGGGGCACGGCCGACCGCTGCATCCGCTTCTGGAACACCCTGACAGGCCAGCCCCTGCAGTGCACCGACACAGGCTCCCAGGTCTGCAACCTGGcctggtccaagcacaccaacgAACTG GTAAGCACACACGGCTACTCCCAGAACCAGATCTTAGTGTGGAAGTACCCCTCCCTCACACAGGTGGCCAAACTCACAGGCCACTCCTACAGAGTGCTTTACCTGGCCATGTCCCCAGACGGAGAGGCCATCGTCACAGGAGCTGGAGACGAGACGCTGCGCTTCTGGAACGTCTTCAGCAAGATGAGGTCCACCAAG gagtctgtgtctgttctaaaCCTGTTCACCAGGATCCGGTAG